From Osmerus eperlanus chromosome 16, fOsmEpe2.1, whole genome shotgun sequence:
tcagtgttttttattttagcTATTTTTAAAATCTTGATCTGTCCAGACAATGGGAGGAGATTTCTCTGGAAAAAGCCAGAACAGTTCCAAAGGGATCTACGCCTTAGCCGGTAGTTACTTCTGTTTTGAAAACACGAGTCATGGGTCACATGTACATTTGGGCCACGGTGCCCTAGCATCGTCACGTATCGTCCGTCAGACTAAGTCCTGTTTCTCTGTGGCCGTCCATgtccaccccccagcccaggaCGTGTTCACGCTGCTGAGACAGAGGAAGTTCTCCAGCCTGGACCTCTGCCCCTACGTCTCCTTCTTTGAGATCTACAACGGCAAggtcaggatggagggagggggggtgcagttctatgggcgcaCGTGAAGCCCCTCTGTGCAAGTCAAAAGGCCTGCGTGAAACGAACGAGCTTGGATTTgacgcctccccctcccccctctgaccGTGGTGTGCAGGTGTACGACCTGCTGAACAAGAAGAGTCAGCTCCGTGTGCTGGAGGACGACAAGCAGCTGGTGCAGGTGGTGGGACTGCAGGAGAAGGACGTGTCCTGCCCTGAGGACGTCATCAGGATGATCGAGACGGGCAGCGCCTGCAGGTACCGGGGGAGGGTCAGCccctcttgtgtgtgtgactggagtCTGGTCGGTTTATTGAGCTGTCTGACCTGACGTGCTTCATCCTCATTGGTTGgagttcagagaaaggagaaTGAAGTCGGACAACTCCTGAGGATTTCTGTCTGTTTCCatacagtctgtctgtctcttccttgCGCTCTTCCGTTGACCTTCCTACctttctcctctggtctccttcctctctgttggtctctctcctgtctctcttcagaACGTCCGGCCAGACGTCAGCCAATGCCAACTCGTCTCGCTCCCACGCCATCCTACAGGTCATCCTGCGGAGGCGGGGCAAGCTGCACGGGAAGTTCTCATTGGTTGATTTGGCGGGCAACGAGAGGGGGACGGAGGTCAGCGGCAACGACAGAGCGGTCATGGTGGAGACGGCTGAGATCAACCGCAGTCTGCTGGCTCTCAAGGTCACCCAGCTACCCACGCCACACACACCTAGCAACTGCACCAACACAAGCTAACACACCAAGCAACTACACCAACACAAGCTAACACACCCAGCAACTACACCAACACAAACTAACACACCAAGCAACTACACCAACACAAGcttacacacaacctcacacaccaaGCAACTACACCAACACAAGCTAACACACCCAGCAACTACACCAACACAAGcttacacacaacctcacacaccaaGCAACTACACCAACGCAAGCTAACACACCCCGCAACTACACCACCATACCAAGCAATTACACTAAAACAACGTCACACACCAAGCAACTACACCAACACAAGCTAACACACCAAGCAACTACACCAACACAAGCTAACACACCAAGCAACTACACCAACACAAGCTAACACACCAAGCAACTACACCAACACAAGCTAACACCAAGCAACTACACTAACATAAACTCCATAATAACTCACCAAGTTTAACAACACTACCACTTTAGATCCTGCTACCTGCAGGTAGCAACTGACTAATGATACAACTACACGAGACTAACTAACCCAACTATGTTTATCTAGACTGTAGATTCTTCACTACCTTTTCTAgctgctgctgtctggtggcTCTCAAGTTCACTTTAGACAAGCcaaggagagggagcagccaaCCACTGTTGTTCAGGACTAGCTCCAGTTGGTAGCGGATGCTATGACTAGCTCCAGTTGGTAGCGGATGCTATGACTAGCTCCAGTTGGTAGCGGATGCTATGACTAGCTCCAGTTGGTAGCGGATGCTATGACTAGCTCCAGTTGGTAGCGGATGCTATGACTAGCTCCAGTTGGTAGCGGATGCTATGACTAGCTCCAGTTGGTAGCGGATGCTATGACTAGCTCCAGTTGGTAGCGGATGCTATGACTAGCTCCAGTTGGTAGCGGATGCTAGGACTAGCTCCAGTTGGTAGCGGATGCTAAGTGAGCTTAGCTGCTGTCTGACCCTCTGCTGCTGTTCTCTGTAGGAGTGTATCCGATCGCTGGGCCAGAACAGCGATCACATCCCGTTCAGGATGAGCAAGCTGACCCAGGTCCTGCGGGACTCGTTCATAGGAGAGAACTCCCGGACCTGCATGGTAGGTAACAGACACGTCTGGAGATGGTCTTCTGACGGGCTTCTCAAAGGTCAAGATTCTCTCACGTTCATTtgaacacatcccccccccccccccccctctctcctcccccttcctcctttccAGATTGCCATGGTCTCTCCCGGCATGGTGTCATGTGACTACACTCTGAACACGCTGCGCTACGCCGACAGGTACTCCAGTGCACGCCCACCCAGGCGGGGGGTAACCCACGCCCACCTAGGCGGGGGGTAACCCACGGCGGTTGTTAACCCTGGTGGCGTTCTGTTCATGTTTGTGAGGTGAACGTCGGCCCTGTGTCTCTGTTTTGCTGCAgagtgaaggagctgaacggcCTGTCCAAGGCCAGCGGAATGGACGCCCCCCAGAGTGCAGAGGTGTCCACGGAGGACAGCTCCTCTGAGGAGGTCAGCTCCGAGCCCAGCCCCACCACTACCAGCCTCAAATCTGTTATCAAACACTTGCAAGATTGCAAAGTATTCCAGGTGTTTGACAGGCTTCTGTTTCGCTTGTTTGTGCTGTTCCTCCGGCTATATTGTTATGTCTCAAATGACCCCAGTGTTTTGGAAACGGTAAATggcgtttgtgtttttgtgaatGGATCTTGACCATGTTCTGGTGTCTGAAGCAGGACTCTATCGTGCCCATGACCAGTATGTTCGAGGAGATCTCCCAGGtggcagagatggaggagatggttCATGAGGAGCTGAAGGTACACAGTCCCAGACCTCACCAGATCTCCCAGGCTGGTCCCTGTgcgctgacgtgtgtgtgtgtgtgtgttcaacagaggggagaggggctgttgAGGTGTATGGAGAAGACGTCCTACGACATTGAGGCAGGCCTCCCAGAGTTGGAGGAATACGCCACCAAGCTGCTAGGTCTGGCTCCTCTCCTTAAAGGGACAGCTCTCCCAAATAACTACCCCTCACTTGCCTTGACCTGTCATACTAAGCTAGATGGTGTTGACTATATCTGGATTTAATTTGTGCTCACCTAGATTGCAGTCAGAAATATATTTGGTTTCAGATGGTCATTCATCTTTGTAGTTCACCACAAGGATACTTAATTCTTGTGGAAAGTCCACTGACGGAGGTAGAGATGTGTTTTGTGCTGacgtcaggagtcaggtggctgagcggttagggaattgggctagtaatcagaaggttgctggttcgattcctggccgtgaaaaatgacgttgtgtccttgggcaaggcacttcaccctacttgcctcgggggaatgtccctgtacttactgtaagtcgctctggataagagcgtctgctaaatgacttaatgtaatgtaaatgacgtCTCTCCTACATGCTGTGTCCACAGAAAGGGTCAGAGGTCTCAGGGCCGCGGTCAGTGAAGAGCAGATGGCCCGCCTTTCCCCAAAACTGGCCTACCGCTGACCTGGAGGTCCCTATCCTGCTCTCGTAGTCGTGTCCCCTTTTGAAATCATCTCGCTGAGGGGTTGGATGAGTGTTCAATGTTCATTTCCTTTGTGCAGAGGTTCAATTAGGCTGAGTGGATCCTCCAATAACATTtgaaagtggggggggggggagaaaataaTGGATAGCATAAAATCTCACTACAGTATAGTTCCATGGTCGCTTGAAAGAATGTTAAAAGTTTATTATTGTATGTATTTTAACCAAATTAAAGTGATTTAATCTTTTAAAATGTACACTTaataaagttttgaattaaGTGAATGAACATTTCTGTATATTATTTTGGTATATTTTTCAGTTCACGTTCAAGAAAATCTTTACATTCAGTGTATGTCATAACCTAAATTACATATGGTAATAGTCAGGCAGTTCTTAATTTGTTATTGACTTGTTTGTAACAGTAAATGTTTGAATACTATTAGAAATTTCTCGGAATTACCAACAAAGAAATCCTAAGCGATTTGCATGTTTAAGTAAGTATTTGGGTTCTAAGGTTGAAATTGCTCTGTCCTTGTGTACATGCCTCTGTGCATTCTGGACCCATGTCATCACAGGACAGCTGGACCATGCCCCATGATGCACTTCTTCTCTCGTCCCATCGGTGTGGGAGGCCTCTGAGTTCCTCtcaacctcctctcttccctcctgccTTTCTTCCACGACCCCAAACCTCCAACTATACACAAGTCCAACTTGTGTATACAAATACCCTGCAAGCAAAAGCTGACACATGACAAATCAAAGCTCCAATAAACAGCTCGCGCTCAACCCATTTTCCCAAAAGGATCAAAATAAACAAATTCTGCCGGCAACTGGGTGGCCTGGGCTGCATGGTGTGAGGCCCGGAAGCACAACTGGTTCCTATgactgcaaccccccccccccccccaaccccagctTAGTGGGTGGTATCCCTTCCCCCCTGCTCCaacccagccctccctccctccggccccctcccccagtcagcAACCAGGCCTTCCTATTCTCACACGCAGGCAAGGCCAGCCCTGCTATGCTAAACACTTTCCAGTGGCCTTGTATAATAACCACAAATgtggacttttttttctttcttttgaacTCTGCTCCTCAACTCCATACCGGTTAATAAGAGAACAGAGGGTTTTTTGTTGCTGTTATTCTTTCCTAGTTTGTGATGACACAGAGCTTTGCTCTCATGTTTTTTCTGTTTGAAAAGAGAGGTTTTATGTTCGGCATAAATAATAATACCCACATTAACTTGAATGGTTTATTTTGTGGGACTCTGTAGTGTTCTCATGAACTGTTCAATGTTCTAACGGTTACTTTTCTGTCCAAGACTGCATGTTTTTCTGTTTACCTCTATCTTGGCAGACAAAaccatttctctctgtctttcatatTATGAATATCTCTTCAGGATCAAGGCTGGATGGTTTCCATCACTGACAATGATGTCATCTCTCGAGTTATTCTTTCCTTTGTTTTATCATTTTTCATCAGGAAGCCTCTGTGAATTCTGCCTTCACAGACAAGAAAATGCTGACAAACAAGGAAAGGTGCTGGTATTTCaaatctggatgtgtgtgtgttgtgtgtgtgtcatgtgaagCTGGCCGTGTATCTGTTGGCCTCTGTGCTGTTTCACACAGCTCCCAGGATTCCAGCTGTCCACATGAATATTTTCTCTGTGCAGAGAACATTGGCAGTGGCTGGCTCTCtgttcccatcacctccacagacTAAATAAACAGTCAAACCACCCAGCGAGTCCAGTGGAGGAGAGCGAACGAATGGAGCAGAGCGGAGGAGACGAGAGCAGagcgcaggagaggagagggagggacaccaCGGGCCCTGTGTTTTCTTCACCTCCTGCCACCCCTTCATTTCATCCtgctccccctatctctcctcttcctcggtTGCAACGgcggtttgtgtgtatgttgccGTTATCTTGCCCTTTCCCTGTCATTAACTTGCTCTGTCAGACTATCATTTAAAGTGTATTTAAGATCATACAAAGATGAGGAAATAAAAGTACTTACCTTTATGCATTTTTTATGTATTCCAAAATCCAATGACTTGAGGTTAAATGACACTGCCTTCATATGAGAAGTGGAAAGTGACGTTTGGAGAATTCGGTTTGGGTTCCATTGCCGTCTGCCTTTgttccagcagagggcagtctAACTGACGAAATGAATGGCTAAATGGATGTGAAAATCTTGTGAAGCACTCAAGGTAAATAGACCCATGTCTGCCATGCATATGGAGAAAGTCTACTAATAATGCAAAATAAGTAGTGTGGTGTATCCATGTTAGTCCACCCATGTTAGAGTCAGTATTTATCCAAGGGTTAGTTTGCTCAGCTGGCTGTACTCTTGGTGTATTTGTCCACAACACAGTAATGAGCACCCAGCAGGTAGGTAGGTATACACAGGTGCAACCACAAAAGCTGTTGTTTTGAACTGTTGTTGGACTGCATTACACAACAACCGGTTGTGTAATGCAGCTGGGTACCCAACACCGGTACCCAGTGATGGGTACCGGTGTTGGGTACCCATCACTGGGTACCCAACACCGGTACCCAGTGATGGGTACCGGTGGTGTCAAGTTacaactctcctctctcagtgGAAACAAACAAAATCCTGTTTTAACGAATTAAAGATGAAATGGTTGTAGTTCTGATTGCATTAGTAAAGAGAGAGTTTCAATGTCTGGTTCAGATTACTTTGCCATTACATCACATTGGGTTGTTAGTTGTCACGCTCAAAagggaagcaaaaatgtgtctCACTCCATTTGAAAGGGCATTCCCTCAATGAATCTTAAATATGGTTAATATGAAATACATGTGTGTAGCACTGAGGACATGGCTTGGCCTAGCTCTCCAGTTCACTGTGGTGGAGGCCTATAGGGACCACAGTGAGTCAGAGCCTTGAGACAGCCAGAGCACTGGGGCATAGCTgatggggctggagctgggggctggggagggggccttggttggggctggggcttgggccttggttggggctgggctggggcttggGCAGGAGCCACGACTGGGGTTGTGGCTGGCGCGGGCCTAGAGCTTGAGTTAGGGCTggggccgaggctggggcaaGGTCCTGCGTAAGCTGGGCTGGTCCGTGACTGGGCTGTGCTTGGTCGCGTCAGGGCTGGGCTGGCTCATAACTGGTCTGGGCTGGACTGTGGTTGGACTGGGGTGGGCTGAAGTTGGGATGACATGAGCTAGACTGCGTTTGGTCCAGGGAGTCATTTCTCAAATGACTAATGCAGAAATGTGTCAGTAGGCTACACTTCACACACTGTTCATATCAACTCACTTTTTATTAGTCCGAGTCAGACGGAGCAGAACTCTTGTTTATTCAGAGAGACATGTGGAGCACCAGTTCCACTGAGCTACAGGCCATGTTGTGCCCACCACATGAAATGGCCCTGCCAGTCAGCGCCAGGGCTTCATTAGCTTTTACTGCCACTCACATGTGTTAGATTACAGCCTCCAGTCTCTCCTTCCACACAGTTTCACCATACcacactcaccccacccccatcccagcCTCCCATTGTCAAAACTTCCAGATtattttgtacacacacacacacacacacacgtatatttacatgcatacacataaatgcatgcacacacatgcatccaaTTATGCCCAGTGgctcacgcacgtacacacaaacatgtacacgcatgcacacaggcatgcgtgcgctcacacacacgcacacacacacgtaaagacAAATAACCCCATGTACGAACCTGAAGGTAAGGAAGGTGTGGAGTAATCAGCAATCAGCAATAGGTCTGTCCCAAATGGAGccccaccaaaaaaaaaacaatgcagtgtaacacacaccctcacaaatGCGCCTGGCATTCAAACTGTTATTTTTTTAACCAAACAAACCACTTCTAAATACTAGGTTGGCCTTACGAGCTCATATTTAGGCTCTTCTGTAAACAACACCGGCCAGAATGAATCAATTAAAAGGGCATTACTTTGGTTCCTGTTTAGTTAAAATGTGTTTACTCTGCTGGGGCCCGCCTGCCTGGAAATTCATATTGTTCCCCCTATCCGCAAGGACATAACAAATTACAAACACATTTGTTAGTCTGAAGTACATTTAGTAGATGTGGATACTTGCTTGATGAAGTGAAGTCAGAGGAGGGACGGATTGACCTATGAGTACTCTGAAAATGGAGAATACTGAGAAAAGTGGTAAAATGGCCTCTCTGTACATCAGGAGTATCACTATTCAGTACTAATGTAAGTTTTCCAGAGCGCAATAAGATTTGGAAGATATGACGACATTTTATTGATTTAGTGGTTCTGTCTGCAAATTCTGCTATTCATAATTTCTGCTCTtttttaaaaaatacataagcccacacatacacatgccagggcatgaacacacacacacacacacacacatgccagggcatgaacacacacacacacacacacacatgccagggcatgaacacacacacacacacacacttcttctaATCAGCCCTATTGAATTCTCGCAACAATGGCCGCTCGTCCTCTGACCACCCAAGAAGCTCAGCAGATCATGTGTTGCTGCCTTTGTTCTCACCCTctgtttcctccctcctctgccaaCCCTTCTCCTAGACGGCTTGGTCCTGATTTCTGCCTCTTAGATCTGGTTATCTCTTGTGAGAGATGTAAGATACTGGACCAACACCCACACTGCTCgttattttcaaatgacaaggTATTTGAGCAACCCACAagaacgcacatgcacacacacacccgcacacacgcacacacacacacccgcacacacacacacacccgcagagGACCTCCCTCCACGGCCATGCTTTCCCCTGCCTACAATAACCCCTCTCATCTTCAAACCTCCAACGCTAATTTGTCTTGATGAAGTTGATGGGCGTCAGTGGGATAAAGCACTTCCACAGGATCCAGTCAGAGACTGAAAACTCCCACCCTCTGTTGCGCTTCCAGACAAAGTGCCAGGcagtctctctcccattcttggCTTGGCTCAAACCGCCAGGGTCGTGCCAGCCAGGCAAGCAGGCCAGAAGCATGAATGAGCAGTAGTGCCgcatcacccccaccatccgcctctcctccccccctcctcctccccctatttctcctccttcttcccccccctcctcttcttacGTCAACCCGGGCCACAGGAAGCGACAGTTACAACAACGTCAGTTGCCCAATTTCTCAGAGCTTCCCAACGGAAGCCTCGAAACACGTCCCTTAGACCTCCTATGTTGTtccagcagaaagagagagagagagagagagagagagagaggggagggagagagagagagagagagagagagagagagagagagagagagagagagagagagagagagagagagaggagagagagagagagagagagagagagagagagagagagagagagagagagagagagagagagagagagagagagagagagagagagagagagagagagagagagagagagagagagagagagagagagagaaaaagagacagaaaagaaaggaaaaccACTTGGCTTTCAAGAAGTCTGGAATGACTTTGTATCTAAATTAAGTTGATTGAACCAATGCCATCTTAAAAGTGTATAAAATTGAAACATGTTTTACTTTCATCCCTCACTATGGTTTGTTACCACTTAGCTCTAAATGCAACCATGCATGGAAACAGCAAACACAGTGACAGTTCACTCAGGAAAGACCTCCTTGTTGCTTCACAGCATTTCTTCTGATGGACTCTATTGGATGGAAAGTGTTTTGTAGAGTAGCCTCAAATGTATCACGTTCAGTTACAACTCAGTATTCCTGTTAGGAGGGCCAGGTGTTCGCAGCAACTCTGTCAAAATAGTATGtggtgtgtttcagagagagagtgagagagagtgagcgagagagtgagagagtgagagagtgagagagtgagagtgtgagagagtgagagagtgagagggtgagagggtgaaatagtgagagagtgagagtggggaggtgagagagtgaaatagtgagagagtgagagtgagagagtgagcgagtgagcgagtgaaatagtgagagagtgagagtgggagagtgagagagagacagagagtaagagagtgagagagatatcacgtgagagatggatgaggggcAGAGTTCATAGAGAGTTTCAAGACGTTCCTATGCAGGACAGTGTTTGGGGAGAATTGTAAACCACGGTTTGAGTTAAAACAGACTGTGCAGTGAAACTAGTTCACCTGAAGAGGACTGATCCATTGAGATTTGTAGCCACTCCTGCAGCCTACGTTTGGAAGTTCTTACGAGTGTTTACTTAAGTGTCAGTTGATTTTATAATGGAAAATTCCAAGTGTTGTCTCTGCAACTGTTAGTGTATTAAAATGAATATAAATTACagttcccccccttctctccacctctctgtctcctcctcttctactctctctttttatttcaGTCTCCTGTAGCTCCAGGCGTAAGACAGTGACTTCAAAAGAACCCTGCGTATCAGATTCAGACAGGACCCAGGCTGCCTGACAAACGACATGTTGTTGTGGGAAGCACAGGAATTTACAGCATCCACCTTTCATCTACACAGGTGGGCCtgttgctatgtgtgtgtgtgtgtgtgtgtaggtgtgtgaaaCAGTGAGTGAGGCGGGCCCACGAGTCATAACAATAAACCAGGAAGCCAGGCTGTCTTTCTCCTAGTAGCTGTGAAGGGACTGTTTTGACAACTGCATCTGAATAAGCTGTTAAAATGACCATTTATAGTAACAGATCCACTGTCTTTTCAAAACCAACTCAGAGACATCTTTGACACAAGGCTGTTGGCAAACGATATATATCtacatttaggcatttagcagacgctcttatccagagcgacttacagtaagtacagggacattcccccgaggcaagtagggtgaagtgccttacccaaggacacaacgtcatctggcacagccgggaatcaaactggcaaccttctgattacaagcccgcttccctaaccgctcagccacctgactctctggACAGATGAGCTGTGGGGACTGGGGCTTCTAATCATTGTTTGATAGGGTGAATGATTATCTTTGCTATTTGGTTAGCCGCTCAACAAATAGTTCACGGAGCCAGTAGAGGTCAGTCAGGTTATTAAGATAGGTGCTGTATTTACCCAGCAAACCCAGATGACCTGTCCTGTGCAGGGAGGTCACCTACAATCCACTCACAACAAACACAATCAATCACACCACAGCAAAATATGAGGGAAACAAAATCATTTCTTTCCATTGAATTTATTTTGTTAGTTAGATTCCTATAGAAGGCGAGGGAACACAAGGGGTTTCTTGAGCATAGTGTTTAGGAAGTCACAGTGTTTTAGACATGGACAATAGAGTATCACTTTTAAACATAATGACATGGCACAGGATGTAACGGACAGGCAAGTCCAAAAAAGAtggcccctgtctgtctgcctctcactTCTACTTCATTCTCCAAGTGCACCCTTTTTCtccaaacaacaaaaaaagaaaacaaaatgtcTGAACCCCTTTCCTCCCACTCccgtaat
This genomic window contains:
- the kif2c gene encoding kinesin-like protein KIF2C isoform X1 codes for the protein MDSITANLLVGLSVNISRSDGRVHPANVKAVDQAKCTVMVEWHEKSVCRGKEIEVDELWTLNKELLEHIKGSSEPSPIPPAEKKYEGRLRSSRIPAPSNYTTPAVVPEETVPRKSVVRQTCLFRTPAPIPEPVDIKPEAESSEYSTAVLRSSGMPNKKQKRNDPRQTSTLPPVSEAFKENEELKPTTSATGRRKSVLPQDLNKGNKRMSCSVKATDNKKGKFGDTNRPNKQFFQMIEEYRETLTKAPVSPSDVPKNHRICVCVRKRPLNKQELTRKEIDVVTIPGNGCLLLHEPKTKVDLTKYLDNQVFHFDYSFDESSTNDVVYRFTAKPLVQTIFEGSMATCFAYGQTGSGKTHTMGGDFSGKSQNSSKGIYALAAQDVFTLLRQRKFSSLDLCPYVSFFEIYNGKVYDLLNKKSQLRVLEDDKQLVQVVGLQEKDVSCPEDVIRMIETGSACRTSGQTSANANSSRSHAILQVILRRRGKLHGKFSLVDLAGNERGTEVSGNDRAVMVETAEINRSLLALKECIRSLGQNSDHIPFRMSKLTQVLRDSFIGENSRTCMIAMVSPGMVSCDYTLNTLRYADRVKELNGLSKASGMDAPQSAEVSTEDSSSEEVSSEPSPTTTSLKSVIKHLQDCKVFQQDSIVPMTSMFEEISQVAEMEEMVHEELKRGEGLLRCMEKTSYDIEAGLPELEEYATKLLERVRGLRAAVSEEQMARLSPKLAYR
- the kif2c gene encoding kinesin-like protein KIF2C isoform X3 — protein: MDSITANLLVGLSVNISRSDGRVHPANVKAVDQAKCTVMVEWHEKSVCRGKEIEVDELWTLNKELLEHIKGSSEPSPIPPAEKKYEGRLRSSRIPAPSNFPRKSVVRQTCLFRTPAPIPEPVDIKPEAESSEYSTAVLRSSGMPNKKQKRNDPRQTSTLPPVSEAFKENEELKPTTSATGRRKSVLPQDLNKGNKRMSCSVKATDNKKGKFGDTNRPNKQFFQMIEEYRETLTKAPVSPSDVPKNHRICVCVRKRPLNKQELTRKEIDVVTIPGNGCLLLHEPKTKVDLTKYLDNQVFHFDYSFDESSTNDVVYRFTAKPLVQTIFEGSMATCFAYGQTGSGKTHTMGGDFSGKSQNSSKGIYALAAQDVFTLLRQRKFSSLDLCPYVSFFEIYNGKVYDLLNKKSQLRVLEDDKQLVQVVGLQEKDVSCPEDVIRMIETGSACRTSGQTSANANSSRSHAILQVILRRRGKLHGKFSLVDLAGNERGTEVSGNDRAVMVETAEINRSLLALKECIRSLGQNSDHIPFRMSKLTQVLRDSFIGENSRTCMIAMVSPGMVSCDYTLNTLRYADRVKELNGLSKASGMDAPQSAEVSTEDSSSEEVSSEPSPTTTSLKSVIKHLQDCKVFQQDSIVPMTSMFEEISQVAEMEEMVHEELKRGEGLLRCMEKTSYDIEAGLPELEEYATKLLERVRGLRAAVSEEQMARLSPKLAYR
- the kif2c gene encoding kinesin-like protein KIF2C isoform X2: MDSITANLLVGLSVNISRSDGRVHPANVKAVDQAKCTVMVEWHEKSVCRGKEIEVDELWTLNKELLEHIKGSSEPSPIPPAEKKYEGRLRSSRIPAPSNYTTPAVVPEETVPRKSVVRQTCLFRTPAPIPEPVDIKPEAESSEYSTAVLRSSGMPNKKQKRNDPRQTSTLPPVSEAFKENEELKPTTSATGRRKSVLPQDLNKGNKRMSCSVKATDNKKGKFGDTNRPNKQFFQMIEEYRETLTKAPVSPSDVPKNHRICVCVRKRPLNKQELTRKEIDVVTIPGNGCLLLHEPKTKVDLTKYLDNQVFHFDYSFDESSTNDVVYRFTAKPLVQTIFEGSMATCFAYGQTGSGKTHTMGGDFSGKSQNSSKGIYALAAQDVFTLLRQRKFSSLDLCPYVSFFEIYNGKVYDLLNKKSQLRVLEDDKQLVQVVGLQEKDVSCPEDVIRMIETGSACRTSGQTSANANSSRSHAILQVILRRRGKLHGKFSLVDLAGNERGTEVSGNDRAVMVETAEINRSLLALKECIRSLGQNSDHIPFRMSKLTQVLRDSFIGENSRTCMIAMVSPGMVSCDYTLNTLRYADRVKELNGLSKASGMDAPQSAEVSTEDSSSEEVSSEPSPTTTSLKSVIKHLQDCKVFQDSIVPMTSMFEEISQVAEMEEMVHEELKRGEGLLRCMEKTSYDIEAGLPELEEYATKLLERVRGLRAAVSEEQMARLSPKLAYR